The Aspergillus flavus chromosome 2, complete sequence region CTGCAAGCGAGGCGGGATTGACACGCAAGATGACATGAGACAATGAAAGTATTATTCATTTCCGGTCGGTTCCGAAATGGTCAACAAGGATCATATCAAATTCCATCAATCCATAACAACATGGGCATACCAAATCTGTAAACCAAAATGTGAAAATCCTAAGCTGTACTCCGGCATTGATTTGTGGCGACATGAGGGACCTCCAGTCATTTCTCGACAGTTTGTCAGGGTCCAGCTCTAGACCACGTGTCGGCAACTCGGGGCCGAGGGGGCGCTAAGACCGAAAGCGGGAACCGCGTAGAAGATTCCCTTTTGAGCATGCGGAGAGAAGTTCCAAGAAATGTGCCCAGACTTGGACTTTGATCAGCACGACGTCACGTGGTGCCCGATTAGAGTTGCGCCACCGCCGCATCCGTTGACAAACCTTAAAACCTTGGCGATCCTCAAGTGAACACGTGCCGTTTCTGGGGTTGACAGATGGAAGGATTCACAACGTTTCTAAATGATTAGGAGGCAGTCGACACTAGTTTACAATAGGTAGGTGCTTCGACTTCTCATGAATAACGTTTTGTCCGTTTCTGCTATTTTTTTCTGCCTGTTTTCTCTGAGTCACACTAACCATGGCAAAGTGGAGCCAACAGCGGCTCTAATGCAGGTTACGACCCCGACATCGGACCAGTCGGACGGAAAACTCTTAATTTGCCTTCCGATTTGCCAATCATCGGCCGCTATTAACTAACGCATTCCTCCCGCGTCCGTTTCGCCTCTTAGttcctctctccttctctctctctttcctcgaAACTTATTTAACTACTTTAACAATCCTTCCCTCGCGCACACCTTCAACACCGTGTGTGCTTTTGGATTGCAACAATCATGGCGTCGTCTGATGTCAAAGATATTGAACATGGCTTGGATCGGAGGGACAATGAATCGGAGAAGCCTCCTTTCGAGGACAACCTGAAGGAGGAGCCGCCCCAGCTCGCAGTGGACGCCTTTGGTGCTGAAGAGACGGCGGAGGTCAAGTACAAGACTTTGGACTGGTGGTATGTGTGATCGACATTCCCAGGAATCCTTCTAGAAGCTCGACTAACAAACAATGCTCTGATAGGCAATGTGGAATCCGTACGACTCCCCGCGCAGAATGACGAAATACTTCCAAATCGATATACTAACCCGTACAATAGTCATGATCGCTGAAACAGTCTCTGTCGGTGTCTTGTCACTGCCAGCCACTCTTGCTTCCATTGGTCTTATCCCGTAAGCATTGCGCCGCGATCAATTTCCCGCACCATCGTTACTGACTCCCTGGGCTAGGGCAatcattctcatcgtcgGTCTCGGTATCGTTACCACCTACTCGGGTTATACCATCGCACAATTCCGACACAAATATCCCTACGTGCACAGCATGGCTGATGCAGGTTTCATCCTCATGGGTCCCATCGGTCGCCACATCATCGAAGTCGGACAGCTGCTGTTCTTCCTGTTCGCGTGTGGCAGTCACCTGTTGACCTTCACCGTCATGATGAACACCCTAACCGACCACGGTACATGTTCCATTGTGTTCGGTGTTGTCGGCCTGGTTCTctccttgatcttctccttgcccCGAACCATGAAGAATGTCTCCTGGCTCGCCGTGACCTGTAAGAACCCATTTATCTCTCGGCCGTGATGTGAATCGCGAGCTAACCATGGAACCCTAGCCTTCCTGAGTATCTTCAGCGCCGTCGTCATCACGATGATTGGTGTTGGCATCGAGCGCCCCGGATATGACCAGTTCCAGCTCACTCGCAAGACAAGCTTCGTCAACGGTTTCACCGCGGTCACCAACATTGTTTTTGCGTACTGTAGGTTTTCTTGGATGTTCTTTATTCAACAACACGTGACTAACATGTGCGCGTAGGTGGTCATCCCGCCTTCTTTGGTTTCATCGCGGAGATGAAGAACCCACATGATTTCCCCAAGTCCCTGTGCATGCTACAGGGCTTCGAAATCATCCTGTACACCGTCGCATCGGCCGTCATCTACCGTTACGCCGGACAGGACGTCGCCTCTCCCGCTCTGGGCTCCGCTGGTCCAGTGGTGCGGAAAGTCGCCTACGGTGTTGCCATCCCAACCATTGTCATCGCCGGTGTGGTTCTGGGCCACGTGGCCATCAAGAACGTTTACGTGCGCATGCTTCGTGGAACCGAGTTGATGCATAAGCGGAATTGGAAGAGCATTGGTGTCTGGATCGGTTTGGCCGTCGTCTTCTGGGTCATTGCCTGGGTCATTGCCGAGGCCATCCCCGTGTTCAGCAACCTGCTCAGTCTGGTCAGCGCTCTCTTTGTCAGTTGGTTCACTTTCGGTCTTCCCGGTGTCTTTTGGCTTTACATCTACAAAGGCCAGTACTTCGCCTCGCCGATGAAGATCTTCCTCACCCTGTGCAACGTGTGCTTGTTTATTTTCGGTGTCATGATCTGTGCCCTGGGTCTCTGGGTTTCCGGCGTGGCAATCCACAACGACAAATCTCACGGCAGCTTCACCTGCGCCAATAACGCCATTTAAACCCCGGTGGTTTGCATTTCCATATTAATATCCTAATCGGCCGATCACTCAAGACCCCACTCCCACTAGACTTTTACCGTCTTACTTGCGACGGTTTTTTTCGTGAGAGATCG contains the following coding sequences:
- a CDS encoding putative amino acid transporter; this encodes MASSDVKDIEHGLDRRDNESEKPPFEDNLKEEPPQLAVDAFGAEETAEVKYKTLDWWYVQCGILMIAETVSVGVLSLPATLASIGLIPAIILIVGLGIVTTYSGYTIAQFRHKYPYVHSMADAGFILMGPIGRHIIEVGQLLFFLFACGSHLLTFTVMMNTLTDHGTCSIVFGVVGLVLSLIFSLPRTMKNVSWLAVTSFLSIFSAVVITMIGVGIERPGYDQFQLTRKTSFVNGFTAVTNIVFAYCGHPAFFGFIAEMKNPHDFPKSLCMLQGFEIILYTVASAVIYRYAGQDVASPALGSAGPVVRKVAYGVAIPTIVIAGVVLGHVAIKNVYVRMLRGTELMHKRNWKSIGVWIGLAVVFWVIAWVIAEAIPVFSNLLSLVSALFVSWFTFGLPGVFWLYIYKGQYFASPMKIFLTLCNVCLFIFGVMICALGLWVSGVAIHNDKSHGSFTCANNAI